In Chryseobacterium gleum, a single genomic region encodes these proteins:
- the mobB gene encoding conjugal transfer protein MobB, giving the protein MIAKIGKGSNMYGAILYNQQKVDKENGAVLLLNKIPDTVDNKYSVAYFNKCFEPYLSVNIKTEKTVRHISLNPDPSDKVNDEQFMEMAQEYMERMGYGNQPYIVFKHTDIDRTHIHIVSTCVGIDGKKIPDDYDHPRSMAICRDLEQKYNLQKATEQEQKQANKVFKPVNHKNGDIKSQIASVVRHLPKYYSFSTMGSYNALLSLFNITVEEVKGERNGQPVNGLVYVALDENGNKVSNPFKASLFGKDAGVVQLQKHLEQSKEKMKTNTARSVLKNMVELAIHTTSNETDFKKQLSEQGINTVVRRNDSGRIYGMTFIDHESRSVWNGSQLDKNLSANVFNDWWNNGNKPELKIQNNPVSKANKIDSVPTKDLFEFLSKEHSSNSDLGLLSLLPDAQGEDYEEKQFAKRMKKKKKGRRL; this is encoded by the coding sequence ATGATTGCAAAAATTGGAAAGGGAAGCAATATGTATGGAGCGATTTTGTACAATCAACAGAAAGTAGATAAAGAAAACGGAGCGGTTCTGCTCTTGAACAAGATACCTGACACAGTTGACAACAAGTATTCTGTAGCCTATTTTAACAAATGCTTTGAGCCGTATTTATCGGTAAATATCAAAACGGAAAAAACAGTAAGGCATATATCGTTGAACCCAGATCCTTCGGATAAGGTCAACGATGAACAATTTATGGAAATGGCACAGGAGTATATGGAACGTATGGGCTATGGCAACCAACCGTACATAGTTTTCAAACATACGGACATTGATCGCACGCACATTCATATCGTTTCAACCTGCGTAGGTATTGACGGAAAGAAAATCCCCGATGATTACGACCATCCACGTTCAATGGCAATCTGTCGGGATTTGGAACAGAAGTATAATCTGCAAAAGGCTACTGAACAAGAGCAGAAACAAGCCAATAAAGTTTTCAAGCCTGTAAATCATAAAAATGGCGACATCAAAAGTCAGATTGCTTCGGTAGTACGGCATCTGCCAAAGTATTATAGCTTTTCAACTATGGGTAGCTACAATGCGTTACTTTCTCTTTTCAACATCACAGTGGAGGAAGTCAAAGGTGAACGGAACGGACAACCTGTAAACGGATTGGTGTATGTAGCATTGGACGAGAATGGAAACAAGGTTAGCAATCCGTTCAAAGCATCGCTATTCGGAAAAGATGCAGGCGTTGTACAACTTCAAAAACACCTTGAACAGTCCAAAGAGAAAATGAAAACCAATACTGCAAGGTCTGTTCTGAAAAACATGGTTGAACTTGCCATTCATACGACAAGCAACGAAACGGATTTTAAAAAGCAATTGTCCGAGCAGGGCATCAATACAGTTGTCCGTAGGAACGACAGCGGACGGATTTACGGTATGACATTTATTGACCACGAAAGCCGTAGCGTTTGGAACGGTTCGCAATTGGATAAAAACCTCTCGGCAAACGTGTTCAATGATTGGTGGAACAATGGAAACAAACCCGAATTGAAGATACAGAATAACCCTGTTTCTAAAGCAAATAAAATAGACAGCGTACCGACAAAAGACCTTTTTGAATTTCTTTCAAAAGAGCATTCGTCCAATTCCGATTTAGGATTGCTCAGCTTATTACCCGATGCACAGGGCGAGGACTACGAGGAAAAACAGTTTGCCAAACGAATGAAAAAAAAGAAGAAAGGGAGGAGATTGTAA
- a CDS encoding Fur family transcriptional regulator codes for MKRRNTPSKEVIFNLLANTGKAMSRDAIEQKIDVEIDRATIYRILNRFCEDGLVHKIVAEDGKQYFAICIKCDEKSFADNHFHFRCVKCQTIECLPEAVNFSVPNGYNVESVNCVLTGICKDCSIL; via the coding sequence ATGAAACGTAGAAATACACCGTCAAAAGAAGTTATTTTTAACTTGTTGGCAAATACAGGAAAAGCAATGAGCCGTGATGCGATTGAACAAAAAATAGATGTAGAAATTGACAGGGCTACTATTTACAGAATATTAAATCGTTTTTGTGAGGATGGGTTAGTGCATAAAATTGTAGCCGAAGACGGAAAACAATATTTTGCCATATGTATAAAATGTGATGAAAAAAGTTTTGCCGATAATCATTTTCATTTTCGCTGTGTCAAATGTCAGACAATAGAGTGTTTACCCGAAGCTGTTAATTTTTCTGTTCCCAATGGCTACAATGTTGAAAGTGTGAATTGTGTACTCACGGGAATTTGCAAGGATTGTTCGATTTTATAG
- a CDS encoding helix-turn-helix domain-containing protein — MKQIGNSDEDMLALLEAVVGIKNELLYIREYFHPLLKGEIYLSGEQVCKMLHISKRTLQQYRDDGLIPFIKLERKILFRESDIIKVLENNYQR; from the coding sequence ATGAAACAGATTGGAAATTCAGACGAGGATATGCTTGCCTTGCTCGAAGCTGTGGTAGGCATCAAAAATGAACTGCTGTATATCAGGGAATATTTCCACCCACTTTTAAAAGGGGAAATCTATCTGTCAGGCGAACAGGTTTGCAAGATGTTGCATATCAGCAAACGGACGTTGCAACAGTACAGAGATGACGGACTGATACCCTTTATCAAGCTCGAACGGAAAATCCTTTTCCGAGAAAGCGATATTATCAAGGTGTTGGAAAATAACTATCAGCGTTAG
- the fusA gene encoding elongation factor G, producing the protein MKYNTRNIGIIAHVDAGKTTLSERLLYYTGLIHKIGNVDDGNTTMDKDIQERNRGITISSAAVSTQWKKDSKVYNINIIDTPGHIDFAVEVERSLRVLDSVVAVFCASSGVQPQTENVWFQAEKHGTSKICFINKMDRIGADFFAVLEEIKTKLNAFPLALQIPIGAEIHFEGVIDLVKMKALYWTDENGEIIVEKEIPDHYIAEADEYRVKLMETLAENDEQFFETFMDTEETVIPGMITEAIQRVCRSGSAVPVLCGAAFKNKGIQPLLDAVVTYLPAPDQLADLQGKDPHTEGTVTLKRNEMASFSGLVFKVVIDKHMGRLAMLRVYSGVIKSGDTILNVRTGESYRVSRILQMQSDKTLSMDDAKAGDIVALTGIKDAKTGDSLSSPDQPILLEAITIPTPVIRVAIEPKTNGDEKSFGLVLAKIQEEDPSLVVERNPQTGETLLSGLGELHLEVTLEKIRLNHGIEINQGKPKVSYREVLTTTKVHREKLSKQNGGSGQFADITFEIGPGNGNEPGLEFITMIKGGVIPTEFIPSVEKGFREAMEHGPLKGYPLENMKITLLDGSFHAQDSAAFDFEIAAREGFKAAAKGCSPKLMEPIMQVEIQSIEEYTGAVTADINRRRGIITSIDEKSGRKIFAAEVPLASTFGYISDLRTLTSGRASISMKLSHYALVPDFIANTLIT; encoded by the coding sequence ATGAAATATAACACACGAAATATAGGGATTATAGCACATGTAGATGCAGGAAAAACAACGTTATCTGAACGGCTTCTTTATTACACGGGGCTCATTCATAAAATCGGTAACGTAGATGATGGAAACACCACCATGGATAAAGATATTCAGGAAAGGAACAGAGGAATTACCATTTCATCAGCGGCGGTTTCTACCCAATGGAAAAAAGACAGTAAGGTTTATAATATTAACATTATTGATACACCGGGCCACATTGATTTTGCAGTGGAAGTAGAACGTTCTTTAAGAGTTCTGGATAGTGTTGTAGCCGTTTTCTGCGCTTCTTCAGGAGTTCAGCCACAGACTGAAAATGTTTGGTTTCAAGCTGAAAAACACGGAACATCCAAAATATGTTTCATCAATAAAATGGACAGAATTGGTGCAGACTTTTTTGCCGTTCTTGAAGAGATAAAAACCAAGCTGAATGCTTTTCCTCTCGCCCTTCAGATTCCGATTGGGGCTGAAATACATTTTGAAGGAGTTATTGATCTTGTCAAAATGAAAGCGCTATACTGGACCGATGAAAACGGCGAAATCATTGTGGAAAAGGAAATTCCTGATCATTATATTGCTGAAGCCGACGAATACAGAGTAAAATTAATGGAAACTCTTGCAGAAAATGATGAACAGTTCTTTGAAACATTTATGGATACTGAAGAAACAGTAATTCCCGGAATGATCACAGAAGCCATTCAAAGAGTCTGCAGATCCGGTTCAGCGGTTCCTGTTTTATGTGGTGCTGCTTTTAAGAATAAGGGAATCCAGCCTCTGCTTGATGCTGTGGTGACTTATCTTCCTGCTCCGGATCAACTTGCTGACCTGCAGGGTAAAGATCCTCATACAGAAGGAACTGTAACATTGAAAAGAAATGAAATGGCTTCTTTTTCAGGGCTTGTCTTCAAGGTTGTGATTGATAAACATATGGGAAGACTGGCGATGTTGCGTGTATATTCCGGAGTGATTAAATCTGGTGATACCATATTGAATGTAAGAACAGGCGAAAGTTACAGAGTTTCGAGAATTTTACAGATGCAGTCGGATAAGACGTTGTCCATGGATGATGCTAAGGCAGGGGATATTGTTGCTTTGACAGGAATAAAGGACGCCAAAACCGGAGATTCTTTATCATCCCCTGATCAGCCGATATTACTGGAAGCAATCACGATTCCGACTCCTGTGATCCGAGTTGCCATTGAGCCTAAAACCAATGGAGATGAGAAATCTTTCGGTTTGGTGCTGGCCAAGATCCAGGAAGAGGATCCTTCTTTGGTGGTGGAAAGAAATCCGCAAACAGGAGAAACCTTACTGAGTGGATTGGGAGAGCTACATCTTGAAGTTACTTTGGAGAAAATCCGTCTGAACCATGGTATTGAAATCAATCAGGGAAAACCTAAGGTTTCTTACCGTGAGGTCTTAACAACAACCAAAGTTCACAGAGAAAAGCTTTCCAAGCAAAACGGAGGAAGCGGTCAGTTCGCTGATATTACTTTTGAAATTGGACCAGGAAATGGTAATGAACCAGGATTAGAGTTCATTACTATGATTAAAGGCGGAGTTATTCCGACTGAATTCATTCCTTCTGTTGAAAAAGGATTCAGAGAAGCTATGGAACACGGTCCATTGAAAGGATATCCTTTAGAAAACATGAAAATTACTCTTCTGGATGGTTCTTTCCACGCTCAGGACTCTGCAGCCTTTGACTTTGAAATTGCTGCGAGAGAAGGATTTAAAGCGGCTGCAAAAGGATGCTCCCCTAAACTGATGGAGCCTATCATGCAGGTAGAAATCCAGAGTATTGAGGAATACACAGGTGCTGTTACTGCAGATATCAACAGAAGAAGGGGAATTATCACTTCTATTGATGAAAAATCCGGAAGAAAGATTTTTGCAGCAGAAGTTCCATTAGCCTCAACTTTTGGATACATTTCTGATCTTCGCACACTGACAAGTGGAAGAGCTTCCATCAGCATGAAATTATCACACTACGCTTTAGTGCCTGATTTCATCGCGAATACATTAATAACCTAA
- a CDS encoding class I SAM-dependent methyltransferase, giving the protein MTEFWEEAFKDKQEMWGLEPAKSAVLTKDIFLEHNIKNVLIPGIGYGRNAQIFIEKGMTVTGIEISQTAIDLAQKHFGSGLKIYHGSVTDMPFDNNLYDGIFCYGLIYLLDKDERAKLIQDCFSQLTKDGLIIFTAITKDAQSYGQGTLIGKDRYEMFGGVKIFFYDRQTIEEEFADTGLLEITEVTENYPFYLIKCKKRTL; this is encoded by the coding sequence ATGACAGAATTTTGGGAAGAAGCATTTAAAGACAAACAAGAAATGTGGGGCTTAGAACCTGCAAAATCTGCCGTTTTGACAAAGGACATTTTTCTTGAACATAATATCAAGAATGTCCTTATCCCAGGAATTGGGTATGGACGTAATGCACAAATTTTTATTGAGAAGGGAATGACCGTAACAGGTATTGAAATCTCGCAGACAGCCATTGATTTGGCTCAAAAACATTTTGGAAGCGGATTGAAAATTTATCACGGTTCTGTTACAGATATGCCTTTTGACAACAATTTATATGACGGAATATTTTGCTACGGTTTAATTTACTTGTTGGATAAGGACGAAAGAGCAAAATTGATCCAAGACTGTTTTAGTCAATTGACCAAAGATGGATTAATCATTTTTACAGCAATAACTAAGGACGCTCAAAGTTATGGACAAGGAACGCTAATAGGCAAAGATCGTTATGAAATGTTTGGTGGAGTTAAAATCTTCTTTTATGATAGGCAAACCATTGAAGAAGAATTTGCCGATACAGGACTTCTTGAAATAACCGAAGTGACAGAAAACTATCCGTTTTACTTAATCAAATGCAAGAAAAGAACACTATAA
- a CDS encoding DUF3408 domain-containing protein, translating to MIHEENKNQQPEKEDFSIENFLTDEKKQPLMKQQGITHREDFAKPDVDEEAIMRVMAGKEPEEIAIETEQTKPSANSTKKSTSKPKKLTKQDYCGQFFKIPNSTASKGKSVYVRQEHHDRFNRLTSIMGIDKLTIYAYLDNIIEYHFQEFGELIKEIYNDKHKPLF from the coding sequence ATGATACACGAAGAAAACAAAAATCAGCAACCTGAAAAAGAGGATTTTTCTATTGAAAATTTCCTAACTGATGAAAAGAAACAACCTTTGATGAAACAACAAGGAATAACACATCGGGAAGACTTTGCCAAACCTGATGTGGATGAGGAAGCTATTATGCGTGTAATGGCAGGAAAAGAACCCGAGGAAATAGCAATAGAAACGGAACAAACTAAACCGTCAGCGAACAGTACGAAAAAAAGTACCTCCAAGCCTAAGAAGCTGACCAAACAGGACTACTGCGGACAGTTCTTTAAAATTCCGAACAGTACTGCAAGCAAAGGCAAATCGGTGTATGTACGGCAGGAACACCACGATAGATTTAATAGGCTTACAAGTATTATGGGTATCGACAAGTTGACGATTTATGCGTATCTGGATAACATTATCGAATACCACTTTCAGGAGTTCGGAGAGCTGATTAAGGAAATTTATAACGATAAGCACAAGCCGTTGTTTTGA
- the mobA gene encoding conjugal transfer protein MobA, protein MEEKNRKQIKKSGRKPKIDPAVHRYSINLNAQDNAKFLALFDQSGMNVKAHFITACIFQKTVKTVKIDMDAIEYHEKLTRFFSQFRSIGTNYNQIVKVLYRNFSEKKAGTYLFKLEKETIELVQVTKEVIRLTQEFEEKHLKRE, encoded by the coding sequence ATGGAAGAGAAAAACAGAAAACAGATTAAGAAATCAGGAAGAAAACCAAAGATTGACCCTGCGGTACATCGGTATTCCATCAACCTGAATGCACAGGATAATGCCAAATTTCTTGCCCTCTTTGACCAATCGGGTATGAACGTAAAGGCACATTTCATTACAGCCTGCATCTTTCAGAAGACGGTAAAGACCGTTAAAATTGATATGGATGCTATCGAATATCACGAAAAATTGACCCGATTTTTTAGCCAGTTCCGATCAATCGGAACAAATTACAATCAGATTGTGAAGGTATTGTATCGCAATTTTTCCGAGAAAAAAGCAGGAACATATCTTTTTAAATTGGAAAAGGAAACTATAGAATTGGTACAAGTTACTAAAGAGGTTATCCGTTTGACACAGGAATTTGAAGAAAAACATCTGAAAAGAGAGTAA
- a CDS encoding site-specific integrase, with translation METTKKSTFKVLFYLKKNAPKKNGKVTVMCRITINGNQSAFSTKLDISASNWDLKYGRVLGKSREAQDVNGKLDKIRLGIEECYSKILKNEGAVNSTKLKNAFLGMESGEMTFFKFYEQFLSDYEKKVNSGLRVNGTRSKYKTLLRHLRNFVLTKYGYSDVSFNDLTPEFVQDFDYYLRDDQSLTHNTIWLYMIGFTTLCRLAMSRKHLAFNPFSEYKNTKKDKDRGYLLRNELEQLVTFNCEKKKDELVKDLFVFSCFTGLSYSDMKGLRNSNIQDFFDSNQWIIIRRKKTATSSNVMLLDIPKMIIEKYAGFSKDGKVFPVPSNTVCNDSLKRISQQIECLKEKKVTFHLARHTFATLFLSEGVPLESLSKMLGHKNIATTQIYAKILNEKVGKDMQKVSHKFKGMERSFVSQL, from the coding sequence ATGGAAACGACAAAAAAATCAACGTTTAAGGTTCTTTTCTACCTTAAAAAGAATGCCCCGAAGAAGAACGGGAAAGTTACGGTTATGTGCAGAATTACCATAAACGGTAATCAGTCTGCATTCAGTACCAAGCTGGATATTTCTGCATCAAATTGGGATTTGAAGTACGGCAGGGTTTTAGGTAAAAGCCGAGAAGCCCAAGATGTGAACGGCAAGCTTGATAAAATTCGTTTGGGCATTGAGGAATGCTATTCCAAAATTCTGAAGAACGAGGGGGCTGTAAACAGTACTAAACTTAAAAATGCCTTCCTCGGTATGGAAAGCGGAGAAATGACCTTTTTCAAGTTCTATGAACAGTTTCTTTCCGACTATGAGAAAAAGGTCAATAGCGGGCTTCGGGTAAATGGAACACGAAGTAAGTATAAAACACTATTAAGACATCTTCGCAATTTTGTACTTACAAAATACGGTTACTCCGATGTGTCTTTTAACGACCTTACTCCTGAATTTGTACAGGACTTTGATTACTACCTACGTGATGACCAAAGCTTGACACATAACACGATTTGGCTGTATATGATTGGCTTTACCACACTTTGCCGATTGGCAATGAGCAGAAAGCATCTTGCTTTTAATCCGTTCAGCGAGTATAAGAACACCAAAAAGGACAAAGACAGAGGTTATCTGTTGCGGAACGAGTTAGAACAGCTTGTAACGTTCAACTGCGAGAAAAAGAAAGACGAATTGGTTAAAGACCTGTTTGTTTTCAGTTGCTTTACTGGTCTTTCCTATTCAGATATGAAAGGGCTTAGAAACAGCAATATTCAGGATTTCTTTGACAGTAACCAGTGGATTATCATACGTAGAAAAAAAACAGCCACATCGTCAAATGTTATGCTGTTGGATATTCCCAAAATGATTATCGAAAAATATGCAGGATTTTCAAAGGATGGAAAGGTATTTCCTGTTCCATCAAATACAGTCTGTAATGATAGCCTAAAGAGAATATCACAACAGATTGAATGCCTGAAAGAAAAGAAAGTAACCTTTCATTTAGCACGCCATACGTTTGCCACGCTGTTTTTGAGCGAGGGCGTTCCGCTCGAGAGTTTGAGCAAAATGTTAGGGCATAAAAATATTGCTACCACACAAATTTACGCCAAGATACTCAACGAGAAAGTTGGTAAGGATATGCAAAAAGTATCGCATAAATTTAAAGGTATGGAACGCTCTTTTGTTTCGCAACTCTGA
- a CDS encoding phosphoribosyltransferase family protein, with protein MNTRYSLHHIHSADEFTFSPAEYSYFKYGDKSYAEKFARELFDGFISENEQLLKTDREIVVLPSPYMAIPTASNFLCFYFKKHLDFYLFQQGKKSSVLSKINRNHTYITDYGNLNFEDRKNLIANDTYYIDKDFLRGKLCIFIDDIKITGSHEYTVNRILDEYKVEADFMFLYYAELMNFDLDPKIENFFNYYAVKNVNHVAEVMNKESFQFNTRIVKYILGLDSGNFDYLTSKVKKEQMDLLLELAISNNYHLIKEYENNINTLIQTELYYGY; from the coding sequence ATGAATACAAGATACAGCTTACACCACATTCATTCGGCGGATGAGTTTACGTTCTCACCTGCGGAATACAGTTATTTCAAATATGGCGATAAGTCGTATGCTGAAAAATTTGCAAGAGAATTATTTGACGGGTTTATTTCCGAAAACGAACAGCTTCTCAAGACTGATAGAGAAATTGTAGTGCTTCCAAGCCCTTATATGGCGATTCCTACAGCTTCCAATTTTTTATGCTTTTATTTTAAAAAACATCTGGACTTTTATTTGTTTCAACAAGGAAAGAAGTCCAGCGTCTTATCGAAAATTAATCGTAATCATACATACATTACAGATTATGGGAATCTTAATTTTGAAGACCGCAAAAATCTGATTGCCAATGATACGTATTATATCGATAAGGATTTTTTGAGAGGAAAACTTTGTATTTTTATAGACGATATCAAAATAACCGGTAGCCATGAATATACAGTGAACAGAATTCTTGATGAATATAAGGTTGAAGCAGACTTTATGTTTCTGTATTATGCAGAACTGATGAATTTTGACCTTGACCCAAAGATTGAAAACTTTTTCAATTACTATGCAGTAAAAAATGTAAATCACGTCGCAGAAGTGATGAATAAGGAAAGTTTTCAGTTTAATACAAGGATTGTAAAATATATTTTAGGTCTGGATTCAGGTAATTTTGATTATCTTACGTCTAAAGTAAAAAAGGAACAGATGGATCTTCTTCTGGAGCTTGCCATCAGTAACAATTATCATTTAATAAAAGAATACGAAAACAACATCAATACTTTAATACAAACTGAATTATATTATGGCTATTAA
- a CDS encoding helix-turn-helix domain-containing protein yields MEITVLDIQILKALHREVKEVSNLIAEMTAPYKALQQATKWLDQQEACQLLNISKRTLQTYRAKGILGATQINRKTYFRLSEVQLLMQGERPLKKQKK; encoded by the coding sequence ATGGAAATAACAGTTTTAGACATTCAGATTTTAAAAGCATTGCATAGGGAAGTTAAGGAAGTTTCCAATTTGATAGCAGAAATGACAGCACCCTACAAAGCATTGCAACAGGCAACGAAATGGCTCGACCAACAGGAAGCCTGCCAACTGCTGAACATTAGCAAACGAACGTTACAAACGTATAGGGCAAAGGGTATTCTTGGAGCAACGCAAATCAATCGGAAAACATATTTCAGATTGTCCGAAGTGCAGTTACTAATGCAGGGAGAGCGACCATTAAAAAAGCAAAAGAAATGA
- a CDS encoding HAD family hydrolase encodes MKTDIDIHNHCHFSFDLWLTLIKSHPEFKTKRVELFSSFFNVDKPIEEVAKTVKYYDDLCNTINEVTGGNIDTFEIYLMILGALNVDIKSLDREKLNEFYNKSEELFLEYRPVVIFENIHDFFENIKNQGKTINILSNTGFIKGTTMRKFLIHENLDQYIDFHIYSDEMNCSKPNPLIFQEVKKNIKDQDLPMNRILHIGDNPVADYQGAKNFGFSAHLLKH; translated from the coding sequence TTGAAAACAGATATCGACATCCACAATCACTGTCATTTTTCCTTTGACCTGTGGCTCACCTTAATCAAATCTCATCCTGAATTTAAAACAAAAAGAGTTGAGCTGTTCTCCTCATTTTTTAACGTAGATAAACCGATAGAAGAAGTTGCGAAAACCGTAAAATATTATGATGATCTTTGCAATACCATTAATGAAGTTACAGGTGGAAATATAGATACTTTTGAAATTTACCTGATGATTCTCGGAGCTCTGAATGTTGATATAAAATCTTTGGATAGAGAAAAACTCAATGAGTTTTACAATAAAAGTGAAGAATTGTTTCTGGAGTACAGGCCGGTTGTGATTTTCGAGAATATTCATGACTTTTTTGAAAATATCAAAAATCAGGGAAAAACTATTAATATTCTGAGCAATACCGGATTTATCAAAGGAACTACCATGAGAAAATTTCTGATTCATGAAAATCTGGACCAGTACATCGATTTCCATATCTATTCCGATGAAATGAACTGTTCCAAACCTAATCCGCTTATTTTTCAGGAAGTGAAGAAGAATATTAAAGATCAGGATTTGCCTATGAACCGGATCCTGCATATCGGAGACAATCCGGTAGCAGATTATCAGGGAGCGAAGAACTTCGGCTTCAGTGCACATTTACTTAAACACTAA
- a CDS encoding SulP family inorganic anion transporter — MKNTLSLFDFSKKINYKNELLAGFTVAMTMIPESLSFAILAGLSPLTGLYAAFMMGLVTAVLGGRPGMVSGGAGATIVVLIALIKSHGVEYLFATVALAGILQMMVGIFKLGKFVRLIPQPVMYGFLNGLAIIIFMAQVEQFKITDSSGAVSWLQGMPLYIMGGLTALTIAIVYFFPKITKVVPASLVAIIIVFAVVLGFNIPTKTVADIAHISGNLPGFHIPKIPFSLETLQIIFPYALIMAGVGLIESLLTLSMVDEITNTKGSANKESVAQGLANITNGFFGGMGGCAMVAQTLVNLNAGSRARLSGIVASVLILIIILVGAPVIEKIPMAALVGVMMMVAISTFQWVSIRIVNKMPKSDIFVGVTVALITVILHNLALAVLVGVIISALVFAWDNAKRIRARKYIDENGVKFYEIYGPLFFGSVTAFTDKFDPLNDPEQVVVDFKESRIVDMSAIDALDKLSRRYKQQNKTLHLRHLSEDCRKILKNAEAVVEINIQEDPTYKVMPEK; from the coding sequence ATGAAGAATACACTAAGCTTATTCGATTTTTCAAAAAAAATCAATTATAAAAATGAACTGCTGGCAGGTTTTACTGTAGCAATGACGATGATTCCCGAATCTCTTTCATTTGCTATTCTTGCCGGGCTGTCTCCTCTTACAGGTTTGTATGCAGCTTTTATGATGGGACTTGTGACTGCAGTTTTAGGAGGGCGTCCCGGTATGGTTTCCGGTGGAGCCGGAGCAACCATCGTGGTGTTGATTGCTTTGATAAAGTCGCATGGAGTAGAATATCTCTTTGCTACAGTTGCATTAGCCGGGATATTGCAAATGATGGTAGGAATCTTTAAGTTGGGAAAATTTGTGAGACTTATCCCACAGCCTGTTATGTACGGGTTCCTGAATGGTTTAGCTATTATTATTTTTATGGCGCAGGTTGAACAGTTTAAAATAACAGACAGCAGCGGAGCTGTAAGCTGGTTGCAAGGGATGCCTCTATATATAATGGGTGGTTTGACAGCTCTGACGATTGCCATCGTTTATTTCTTTCCCAAAATTACAAAAGTTGTTCCTGCTTCTCTCGTAGCTATTATAATTGTATTTGCTGTTGTTCTTGGATTTAATATTCCAACAAAAACAGTTGCAGATATTGCTCATATCAGTGGGAACCTCCCGGGTTTTCATATTCCCAAGATTCCTTTTTCCCTGGAAACTTTACAGATTATTTTTCCTTATGCCTTGATTATGGCAGGAGTAGGTCTTATAGAATCTCTTCTGACGCTATCCATGGTGGATGAAATTACCAATACAAAGGGAAGCGCCAACAAAGAATCAGTGGCACAGGGATTGGCAAATATTACCAATGGTTTCTTTGGCGGAATGGGAGGCTGTGCAATGGTAGCACAGACTTTGGTAAATCTGAACGCAGGTTCCAGAGCGAGATTATCAGGAATTGTGGCATCTGTGCTTATTTTGATAATCATTCTGGTTGGAGCTCCGGTGATAGAGAAAATTCCTATGGCTGCTTTGGTCGGAGTAATGATGATGGTTGCCATCAGTACATTCCAATGGGTATCTATCAGGATTGTGAATAAAATGCCGAAGTCTGATATCTTCGTTGGAGTTACTGTAGCATTGATTACGGTAATTTTACATAACCTGGCTTTGGCTGTTTTGGTTGGAGTAATCATTTCCGCATTGGTTTTTGCCTGGGATAATGCCAAAAGAATCCGCGCAAGAAAATATATTGATGAAAATGGAGTGAAGTTTTACGAAATATACGGACCGCTGTTCTTTGGTTCAGTAACGGCATTTACAGATAAATTTGATCCTTTGAATGATCCTGAACAAGTGGTTGTAGATTTTAAAGAAAGCCGCATTGTAGATATGAGTGCTATAGATGCACTGGACAAGTTATCCAGACGTTACAAACAACAGAATAAAACCTTGCATCTGCGTCATCTCAGTGAAGACTGCCGGAAAATACTGAAAAATGCAGAAGCTGTAGTAGAAATTAATATTCAGGAAGACCCGACTTATAAGGTGATGCCGGAGAAATAG